The proteins below come from a single Miscanthus floridulus cultivar M001 chromosome 1, ASM1932011v1, whole genome shotgun sequence genomic window:
- the LOC136458566 gene encoding uncharacterized protein — translation MGVFASDQHKPSVCYEGSERADDVPSDPAPGADLPTAPPDPEVVELEEDSASEPDPLNDWRMLYLDYLLRNTLPADKTEARRLARRAKSFVLVEGKLYKWSHIRIMQLRIPSE, via the coding sequence atgggtgtcttcgccagcgatcaacacaagccctcggtgtgCTACGAGGGGTCAGAACGAGCTGACGATGTCCCATCTGATCCGGCCCCGGGGGCTGACCTGCCGACTGCTCCACCTGACCCCGAAGTcgtggagcttgaagaggattcagcatcagagcctgaccctctcaatgactggagaatgctttacctcgaTTACCTCCTCCGCAACACACTACCGgcggacaagacggaagcccgacggctcgcacgtcgcgccaagtccttcgttcttgtagaaggaaaactctacaaatggagccacatCAGGATCATGCAGCTTCGCATCCCCAGCGAATAG